A genomic window from Cytobacillus suaedae includes:
- a CDS encoding spore germination protein, with protein sequence MTKTKNKTPISVEVQENNAYFKEHIGLGTGSFDIGVRKIKVVNKEVNVYFLNGLCDTAYIIQLLKELINAEPKEKEPLPHVLQLIEGKLAHQQVSRVKNLDETVDKVLSGLIVFLIEGEDTGVAVDVRSYPGRQPQEPDTEKVVRGARDGYTENIIVNTALTRRRIRDERLRNEILQVGERSKTDVCISYIKDVADPGLVEVLKKELQAIKIDGLTMADKTIEEFIVKQSFNPYPLVRYTERPDVAANHLLEGHVVIMVDTSPSVIITPTTFFHHVQHAEEYRQAPAVGTFLRWVRFIGIMASIFLLPLWFLFVKEPSLLPEALSFIGPNEESSIPVIVQIFLADIGIEFLRMAAIHTPTPLSTAMGLIAAALIGQIAIDVGLFVPEVILYVSIAAIGSFATPSYELSVANKIVRLVLLVFVAIFKTPGFIIASTAYLLFLASIRSLNTPYLWPFIPFNASALWQIIVRTSVPGARLRPSIVHPQNQHKQPK encoded by the coding sequence ATGACGAAAACAAAAAATAAGACACCTATTTCGGTGGAGGTACAAGAGAACAATGCCTATTTCAAAGAGCATATAGGTCTGGGCACTGGTAGCTTTGATATCGGTGTTCGAAAGATAAAAGTAGTGAATAAAGAAGTAAATGTCTATTTTTTAAATGGATTATGTGATACTGCCTATATCATCCAACTTCTAAAGGAGCTAATAAATGCGGAACCTAAGGAGAAAGAACCTCTACCTCATGTGCTGCAACTCATAGAAGGTAAATTAGCACACCAGCAAGTATCCAGAGTGAAAAATTTAGATGAAACGGTGGATAAGGTTCTCTCAGGTCTTATCGTGTTTCTAATTGAAGGGGAAGATACGGGGGTTGCTGTTGATGTTAGAAGTTATCCTGGTAGGCAGCCTCAAGAGCCTGATACTGAAAAAGTAGTTCGAGGAGCAAGGGACGGTTACACTGAGAATATAATTGTAAATACGGCTTTAACAAGAAGAAGGATTCGTGATGAAAGGCTCAGAAATGAAATCCTTCAAGTAGGTGAAAGGTCAAAAACAGATGTATGTATTTCCTATATCAAAGATGTGGCAGATCCTGGGCTAGTAGAGGTTTTGAAAAAGGAACTTCAAGCAATTAAGATTGATGGACTAACGATGGCTGATAAAACAATTGAAGAGTTTATAGTAAAGCAAAGCTTTAATCCTTATCCATTGGTGAGATATACTGAGCGACCGGATGTTGCAGCAAACCATCTATTAGAAGGACATGTAGTGATAATGGTAGATACGTCCCCAAGTGTTATCATCACCCCTACAACTTTTTTCCATCATGTTCAGCATGCTGAGGAATACCGACAAGCACCTGCAGTTGGTACCTTTTTAAGGTGGGTTCGATTTATTGGAATAATGGCATCCATATTTTTGTTGCCTTTATGGTTTTTATTTGTAAAAGAGCCTTCTTTATTACCTGAAGCACTAAGCTTTATAGGGCCAAATGAAGAATCGAGTATACCTGTTATTGTACAAATTTTCCTTGCGGATATAGGTATTGAGTTTTTAAGGATGGCAGCTATCCATACACCAACTCCTCTATCAACCGCGATGGGCTTAATTGCTGCTGCGTTAATTGGTCAAATTGCAATTGATGTTGGTTTATTTGTTCCAGAAGTAATCTTGTATGTTTCAATTGCGGCTATTGGCTCCTTTGCAACACCAAGTTACGAGTTAAGTGTGGCTAATAAAATCGTTAGGTTGGTACTACTAGTGTTTGTAGCCATCTTTAAGACGCCTGGGTTTATCATAGCTTCAACGGCGTATTTATTATTCTTAGCAAGTATACGTTCTCTAAATACTCCATACCTGTGGCCATTTATCCCATTTAATGCAAGTGCATTATGGCAAATCATTGTAAGAACCAGTGTACCAGGTGCAAGATTAAGACCAAGTATTGTTCACCCTCAAAACCAGCACAAACAACCAAAATAA
- a CDS encoding stage V sporulation protein AE, translated as MTTRRRKVILVTDGDEYALKTIQYVAKEVNGRCISKSYGNPTTLSGPDIVKLIFEAPYDPVFVMFDDSGFLGEGAGEKAMKYVATHEGIDVIGVIAVASKTHQSEWTRVDVSIDRFGELTHYGVDKSGLAELDVGRINGDTVYILDELNIPLIVGLGDIGKMAGKDHIQVGAPITKKAVELILERSGFYDENKK; from the coding sequence ATGACAACCAGGAGAAGAAAGGTTATTTTAGTAACCGATGGAGATGAATATGCTTTAAAAACAATTCAGTACGTGGCCAAGGAAGTTAACGGAAGATGTATTTCAAAATCATACGGAAACCCTACCACTTTATCTGGACCTGATATTGTTAAGCTAATCTTTGAAGCTCCATATGATCCTGTATTTGTAATGTTTGATGATAGCGGCTTTCTTGGTGAGGGTGCTGGTGAAAAAGCAATGAAATATGTAGCTACACATGAGGGTATAGATGTAATTGGAGTTATAGCAGTTGCATCTAAAACGCATCAGTCAGAATGGACAAGGGTAGATGTGAGCATTGATCGGTTCGGAGAATTGACCCATTATGGTGTGGATAAAAGCGGACTTGCCGAATTGGATGTAGGAAGGATTAATGGGGATACTGTCTACATTTTAGATGAATTAAATATACCTTTAATTGTTGGCTTGGGTGATATTGGTAAAATGGCAGGAAAGGATCATATTCAGGTGGGAGCTCCTATCACCAAAAAGGCTGTTGAGCTTATCCTTGAAAGGAGTGGGTTTTATGACGAAAACAAAAAATAA
- the spoVAE gene encoding stage V sporulation protein AE: MDYLFAFLVGGGICVIGQLLFDVAKLTPAHVMSIFVVLGAILDGFDLYDNLIEFAGAGASVPITSFGHSLLHGAMQQAEQHGFIGIGMGIFELTSAGISSAILFSFIIALIFKPKG; encoded by the coding sequence GTGGACTATTTATTTGCCTTTTTAGTTGGTGGTGGAATATGTGTTATCGGACAATTACTATTTGACGTAGCAAAACTAACCCCCGCACATGTAATGAGTATATTCGTTGTTCTAGGTGCAATATTAGATGGCTTTGATTTATATGATAATTTAATTGAATTTGCAGGCGCAGGTGCATCTGTACCCATTACAAGCTTCGGCCATTCGCTCTTACATGGTGCAATGCAACAGGCGGAACAGCATGGATTTATTGGGATAGGGATGGGTATTTTTGAACTCACCTCTGCCGGTATATCCTCCGCCATCTTATTTTCATTCATTATTGCACTGATTTTTAAACCGAAAGGATAA
- the spoVAD gene encoding stage V sporulation protein AD, which produces MRLVGKQSWVYENELYINSCGTSVGPKEAAGPLGNVFDVRHDDLHCGEDNWEMAERRLMEQSIDTCLKKVNLTHQDIDLLLAGDLLNQNVTSNYVARHLQIPFLCMFGACSTSMETLAIGSALVDGGFANKLVAATSSHNATAERQFRYPTEYGGQKPSSATFTVTGAGAALVSKEKGPIKITSATIGKVNDLGITNPFDMGSAMAPAAADTIAQHFKDLNRTPEDFDLIVTGDLSSVGSPIVKELLKEEGYDLGTKHNDCGLMIYTQGQGVFAGGSGCGCSAVVTYGHLVKQMILGNLNRVFVVATGALLSPTMIQQKESIPAIAHGVVLERAEGGEE; this is translated from the coding sequence ATGAGACTTGTTGGTAAACAATCTTGGGTATATGAAAATGAACTTTATATAAATTCTTGTGGAACGTCAGTAGGTCCTAAAGAAGCAGCGGGGCCGTTAGGGAATGTATTTGATGTTAGACATGATGACTTGCATTGTGGCGAAGATAATTGGGAAATGGCAGAAAGGAGATTGATGGAACAATCAATTGATACCTGCTTAAAGAAAGTAAATCTCACACATCAAGACATTGATTTACTTTTAGCGGGAGATCTTCTGAATCAAAATGTTACATCAAACTATGTTGCAAGGCACTTACAAATCCCATTTTTATGTATGTTTGGAGCATGTTCTACTTCTATGGAGACACTTGCAATCGGTTCAGCACTTGTGGATGGGGGATTTGCTAATAAGTTAGTAGCTGCTACAAGTAGTCATAATGCAACGGCAGAAAGACAATTTAGATATCCTACTGAATACGGCGGACAAAAGCCAAGCTCAGCAACTTTTACAGTTACCGGTGCTGGTGCTGCGCTTGTAAGTAAAGAAAAAGGACCTATAAAAATCACATCAGCGACCATTGGGAAGGTAAATGATCTTGGAATAACAAACCCATTTGATATGGGATCAGCAATGGCACCTGCTGCTGCAGATACGATTGCTCAACACTTTAAAGATTTAAATAGAACTCCTGAAGATTTTGACTTAATTGTTACGGGTGATTTATCAAGTGTGGGTAGCCCAATTGTTAAAGAATTATTAAAAGAAGAAGGATATGACTTAGGAACAAAGCATAATGACTGTGGACTGATGATTTATACACAGGGCCAAGGCGTTTTTGCCGGAGGAAGTGGTTGTGGTTGTTCAGCTGTTGTAACTTACGGTCATCTCGTAAAACAAATGATTCTTGGAAATTTAAATCGAGTCTTTGTTGTGGCAACTGGCGCACTTCTAAGCCCTACTATGATACAACAAAAAGAATCTATACCAGCCATTGCTCATGGTGTTGTATTGGAGCGAGCTGAAGGGGGAGAGGAATAG
- the spoVAC gene encoding stage V sporulation protein AC gives MGKMKENYKNSIKTYQPKPPYLLNCLKAFVIGGLICTFGELIQNFYINVFDFSEKSAGNPTIATLILIASILTGLGVYDKIGQFAGAGTAVPVTGFANSMTSAALEHKSEGIVLGVATNMFKLAGSVIVFGVVGAYIVGIIRYLFTVTLS, from the coding sequence ATGGGAAAAATGAAGGAGAATTATAAAAATAGTATTAAGACGTATCAGCCTAAGCCTCCCTATTTGCTTAACTGTTTAAAGGCTTTTGTCATTGGTGGGTTGATTTGTACATTTGGAGAGCTTATTCAAAATTTCTATATAAATGTATTTGACTTCTCTGAAAAGTCAGCTGGTAATCCTACAATTGCCACATTAATTTTAATTGCTTCTATTTTAACGGGACTTGGTGTCTATGATAAAATCGGGCAATTTGCAGGCGCTGGAACAGCCGTTCCGGTCACAGGTTTCGCAAACTCAATGACGAGTGCGGCACTAGAACATAAAAGTGAAGGAATTGTGCTCGGTGTAGCGACCAACATGTTCAAACTTGCTGGAAGTGTCATTGTTTTTGGAGTAGTAGGAGCCTATATCGTAGGTATTATTAGATACCTATTTACGGTCACATTATCTTAG
- a CDS encoding stage V sporulation protein AB: protein MIVKILLIIFIGFAGGLAVGAGFVAFLAVLGIIPRVTQLSKTARFIHLYEWGVILGAFAGGWASLRDTMLYVSKFLLIPIGLACGVFVGMLAAALTEVLNVLPILAKRIGLDKKIVILVMAIVFGKIAGSLFHWIYYVDL from the coding sequence ATGATAGTTAAAATCCTTCTTATCATTTTTATCGGATTTGCAGGTGGATTAGCAGTTGGAGCAGGTTTTGTTGCTTTCCTTGCTGTGTTAGGAATAATACCAAGAGTGACTCAGTTATCAAAAACAGCAAGATTTATCCATTTGTATGAGTGGGGTGTTATTTTAGGGGCATTTGCAGGTGGTTGGGCTAGCCTTAGAGATACGATGCTGTACGTCTCGAAATTTTTATTAATTCCTATTGGTCTAGCCTGTGGAGTGTTTGTTGGAATGTTGGCTGCAGCCTTAACCGAGGTGCTGAACGTATTACCAATTTTAGCAAAAAGAATAGGCCTAGATAAAAAAATTGTGATCCTAGTAATGGCAATTGTATTTGGAAAGATAGCAGGATCATTGTTCCACTGGATTTATTATGTCGATCTATAA
- a CDS encoding stage V sporulation protein AA: MENTMYLRLYNRIKVRPNETIVISDIAQIVAHPKFKKDVEKLIIHKISLKDKNYVVIDITKVLEQIRSTFPNLEIQPLGPSQSLVEIIIERKAITPVFFIAIWLLLFFGAALTILNFHEDVSMQEVHQRIYKIITGKEEYKPLLLQIPYSIGLGLGMILFFNHIFRKRINEEPSPLEVEMFNYQQALDQYMIMTENKKANGRTNDS; encoded by the coding sequence ATGGAAAATACGATGTATTTACGACTTTATAATCGTATTAAAGTACGTCCAAATGAAACCATCGTAATTAGCGATATTGCACAGATTGTTGCACATCCAAAGTTTAAAAAAGATGTGGAAAAACTGATTATTCATAAGATATCGTTAAAGGATAAAAACTATGTGGTTATTGATATTACTAAGGTATTAGAACAAATTCGTAGCACCTTTCCAAATCTTGAAATTCAACCACTTGGTCCATCTCAATCATTAGTTGAAATTATTATTGAAAGAAAGGCGATTACTCCAGTCTTTTTTATTGCAATATGGTTATTGTTATTTTTCGGTGCAGCCTTGACCATTCTAAACTTTCATGAGGATGTAAGTATGCAGGAGGTACATCAGCGAATTTATAAGATTATTACTGGAAAAGAAGAATACAAACCTTTGCTACTGCAAATACCTTATTCCATCGGCCTGGGTCTTGGAATGATATTGTTTTTTAACCATATTTTTAGGAAACGAATTAATGAAGAGCCTAGTCCACTTGAAGTTGAAATGTTCAACTATCAACAAGCATTAGATCAATACATGATAATGACTGAAAATAAGAAAGCTAATGGAAGAACAAATGATAGTTAA
- the sigF gene encoding RNA polymerase sporulation sigma factor SigF, which translates to MDVEVKNEKSQTYLKDNEVKELIKRSQAGEQDARDLIVQKNMRLVWSVVQRFLNRGYEPDDLFQIGSIGLLKSVDKFDLSYDVKFSTYAVPMIIGEIQRFIRDDGTVKVSRSLKETGNKIRKAKDDLSKRYGRVPTVAEIAVYLEITPEDVVLAQEASRTPSSIHETVYENDGDPITLLDQIADNSENKWFDKIALKEAIRELDERERLIVFLRYYKDQTQSEVASRLGISQVQVSRLEKKILQQMKDRMGD; encoded by the coding sequence ATGGATGTGGAGGTCAAGAACGAGAAGAGTCAGACGTACTTAAAAGATAATGAAGTAAAAGAGTTAATAAAGCGTAGTCAAGCGGGCGAACAGGATGCTAGAGATCTGATTGTCCAAAAAAATATGAGACTGGTCTGGTCTGTTGTACAACGGTTTTTAAATAGGGGATATGAACCGGATGATTTATTTCAAATCGGAAGTATTGGATTATTAAAATCTGTAGATAAGTTTGATTTATCTTATGATGTAAAATTTTCTACCTATGCCGTTCCAATGATTATTGGCGAAATACAAAGATTTATTCGTGATGATGGTACTGTTAAAGTGAGTCGATCTCTAAAGGAAACGGGGAATAAAATTCGTAAAGCTAAGGATGATTTGTCTAAGCGATATGGACGAGTTCCTACAGTTGCAGAAATTGCAGTTTATCTAGAGATTACTCCTGAGGACGTGGTGCTTGCACAAGAGGCAAGTCGTACACCTTCTTCCATTCACGAAACTGTTTATGAAAATGACGGTGACCCAATCACTTTGCTTGATCAGATTGCTGATAATAGTGAAAATAAATGGTTTGATAAAATTGCGTTAAAAGAAGCAATACGAGAGTTGGACGAAAGAGAACGATTGATTGTCTTTCTCAGATATTATAAAGATCAAACTCAATCAGAGGTAGCCTCTAGATTAGGGATATCTCAGGTCCAAGTTTCAAGGTTAGAAAAGAAAATACTGCAGCAAATGAAGGATCGAATGGGCGACTAG
- a CDS encoding anti-sigma F factor, translating into MRNEMQLQFSALSQNESFARVTVAAFIAQLDPTMDELTEIKTVVSEAVTNAIIHGYDNDPNGIVYIHSIIEDGTIYLTIRDEGIGIDDVEEARQPLFTTKPELERSGMGFTIMENFMDEVEILTSKSGTTIRLVKHLLNSKLLCN; encoded by the coding sequence CAACTTCAGTTTTCGGCTTTAAGTCAAAACGAGTCTTTTGCTCGTGTAACTGTTGCAGCGTTTATTGCACAACTTGACCCTACAATGGATGAACTAACTGAGATTAAAACAGTTGTATCAGAAGCTGTAACCAATGCCATTATTCATGGGTACGACAATGATCCCAATGGAATTGTTTATATTCACTCTATAATTGAGGATGGCACTATTTACCTAACGATAAGAGATGAAGGTATTGGTATTGATGATGTGGAAGAAGCTAGACAACCATTGTTCACGACTAAACCAGAGTTAGAACGATCAGGAATGGGCTTCACAATTATGGAAAACTTTATGGACGAAGTTGAGATCTTAACTTCAAAATCTGGTACTACTATACGTTTAGTAAAGCATTTACTCAATAGTAAATTGTTATGCAATTAA